A region from the Bacillus sp. (in: firmicutes) genome encodes:
- the rpsC gene encoding 30S ribosomal protein S3, giving the protein MGQKVNPNGLRVGIIRDWESRWFAGKDYADLLHEDIKIREYINKRLSDAAVSKIEIERAANRVNIAIHTAKPGMVIGKGGTEVEALRKALNELTGKRVHINIMEVKKADIDATLVAENIARQLENRVSFRRAQKQAIQRAMRAGAKGIRTMVSGRLGGADIARSEHYSEGTVPLHTLRADIDYGTAEADTTYGKLGVKVWIYRGEVLPTKKRATKDEEGGNQ; this is encoded by the coding sequence GTGGGTCAAAAAGTAAATCCTAACGGACTTCGCGTCGGCATCATTCGGGACTGGGAATCAAGATGGTTTGCTGGTAAAGATTATGCTGATCTATTGCATGAAGATATTAAAATCCGTGAATATATTAACAAACGTTTATCAGATGCAGCGGTTTCAAAAATTGAAATCGAACGTGCTGCAAACCGTGTGAATATCGCTATCCACACTGCTAAACCAGGAATGGTTATTGGTAAAGGTGGAACAGAAGTTGAAGCACTTCGTAAGGCGTTAAACGAGCTAACCGGGAAGCGTGTTCACATTAATATTATGGAAGTTAAAAAGGCAGATATCGACGCAACGTTAGTAGCTGAAAATATTGCTCGCCAATTAGAAAATCGCGTATCTTTCCGTCGTGCCCAAAAGCAAGCAATTCAACGTGCGATGCGTGCAGGTGCTAAAGGTATCAGAACAATGGTTTCTGGTCGCCTTGGTGGAGCTGATATCGCTCGTTCAGAACATTATAGTGAGGGTACAGTACCACTTCATACTTTACGTGCAGATATTGATTATGGAACTGCAGAAGCTGACACTACTTATGGTAAGTTGGGTGTTAAAGTATGGATTTACCGTGGTGAAGTTCTTCCTACAAAGAAAAGAGCAACGAAAGATGAGGAAGGAGGAAACCAATAA
- the rpsS gene encoding 30S ribosomal protein S19 — MGRSLKKGPFVDDHLMKKVEGLNESNKKQVIKTWSRRSTIFPEFIGHTIAVYDGRKHVPVFVTEDMVGHKLGEFAPTRTYKGHADDDKKTRR; from the coding sequence ATGGGTCGCAGCTTGAAAAAAGGACCATTTGTCGATGATCATTTAATGAAGAAAGTTGAAGGATTGAACGAGTCTAACAAAAAACAAGTTATTAAAACTTGGTCTCGCCGTTCAACGATTTTCCCAGAGTTTATCGGGCACACTATCGCTGTCTATGATGGCCGCAAACATGTTCCAGTATTCGTAACTGAGGATATGGTGGGTCATAAATTAGGCGAATTTGCTCCAACCCGCACTTATAAAGGTCATGCGGATGACGATAAGAAAACAAGACGTTAG
- the rplV gene encoding 50S ribosomal protein L22: MEVKQAKSVARTVRIAPRKARIVIDLIRGKQVGEAIAILRHTPKGASPVIEKVLKSAIANAEHNYEMDVNNLVVSQAFVDEGPTLKRFRPRAQGRASAINKRTSHITVVVSEK; the protein is encoded by the coding sequence ATGGAAGTGAAACAAGCTAAATCGGTAGCGAGAACTGTTCGTATTGCTCCTCGTAAAGCTCGTATTGTGATCGATTTAATACGAGGTAAGCAAGTAGGTGAAGCTATAGCCATTCTTCGCCATACACCAAAAGGAGCTTCTCCTGTTATCGAGAAAGTGCTAAAGTCAGCGATTGCTAACGCTGAACATAACTATGAAATGGATGTTAACAATTTAGTAGTATCACAAGCTTTTGTTGATGAAGGTCCAACATTAAAACGTTTCAGACCACGCGCGCAAGGCCGTGCTAGCGCAATTAACAAACGTACTAGCCACATTACAGTTGTGGTATCTGAAAAGTAA